A genomic region of Papaver somniferum cultivar HN1 chromosome 7, ASM357369v1, whole genome shotgun sequence contains the following coding sequences:
- the LOC113297856 gene encoding protein HEADING DATE REPRESSOR 1-like, producing the protein MIVMDLSPSSDKRKEGNLDGFSTVSPTTRVFWNSRKRSANGRIIVKPAEETLETPEKQKKEESQMDVENPQEPPPLPVLSERRKALFEPLEPTTDPMNARRSSADMLLPPPDFDAACYPKGWLIGKKRKLVNVDVVESMRRIAVLEMNRKDREIDGLNEQLEEDARVLEHLQVQLLEERSKRADKERENRMLHDQISMLMNMLQEPEGADEDEDTQDP; encoded by the exons ATGATAGTTATGGATTTGTCACCAAGCTCAGATAAGAGAAAAGAAGGAAATTTGGATGGCTTCTCGACTGTTAGTCCCACAACTAGGGTGTTCTGGAATTCTCGCAAGAGATCTG CAAATGGCCGAATAATCGTTAAACCAGCAGAAGAAACACTAGAAACTCCGGAGAAACAGAAGAAAGAGGAATCTCAAATGGACGTGGAAAACCCACAAGAACCGCCGCCACTTCCGGTCCTTTCAGAACGTAGAAAGGCTCTTTTTGAACCGTTGGAGCCAACAACAGACCCAATGAATGCTCGTCGTTCGTCAGCTGATATGCTACTTCCTCCACCCGATTTTGACGCTGCATGCTATCCTAAAGGCTGGCTGATCGGAAAGAAACGGAAGCTCGTGAATGTTGATGTCGTTGAAAGCATGCGACGAATTGCCGTTCTGGAAATGAACAGAAAG GACCGGGAAATCGATGGCTTAAATGAGCAACTAGAGGAGGATGCAAGAGTCTTGGAACATCTCCAAGTTCAACTCTTGGAAGAACGCAGCAAACGTGCAGataaagagagagaaaatagGATGCTGCATGACCAGATCTCTATGTTGATGAATATGTTACAGGAACCAGAAGGAGCTGATGAGGATGAAGACACACAGGATCCCTAG
- the LOC113294900 gene encoding uncharacterized protein LOC113294900, translating to MMTRRSLINIFSRSYSAVVRDSAELTKVIKSELKHEKNTLPYYLIKNELGSVGNFTLEWDKSESKDVVLRRKNEFGEEIDVSSRGAHTLPIPANPTLSANVLTVRNYGSILDGSEMGTVKKQQKMSDQVVDKALLTGMQRASGVESLLGPPIAEEEEEIHKKGLFPNTGLMKVCIKKPGLSSILQFDCGCIGKCEGGSEFSIQNAYYLPSSSSLGGSVYRGPLFSTLDPGLQDALKGYLRARGIVEDFTDFLLHHLHKREYVQYMEWLQKLDSSVRA from the exons ATGATGACGAGGAGGAGTTTGATTAACATCTTCAGTCGAAGTTACAGTGCAGTTGTTCGAGATTCAGCGGAGCTAACAAAAGTTATAAAATCCGAACTCAAACACGAAAAAAATACACTTCCGTATTATCTG ATCAAAAATGAACTTGGATCAGTGGGGAATTTTACATTAGAATGGGATAAATCGGAATCCAAAGATGTGGTTCTAAGGAGGAAAAATGAATTTGGTGAAGAGATTGATGTTTcatctaggggtgcacataccctacccatacccgccaatcctaccctatcCGCCAatgttttaacc GTAAGGAATTATGGAAGCATCTTAGATGGATCTGAAATGGGCACTGTAAAGAAGCAGCAGAAGATG TCAGATCAGGTGGTAGATAAGGCATTGTTGACTGGAATGCAAAGGGCCTCGGGTGTTGAGT CTTTATTGGGTCCTCCtattgctgaagaagaagaagaaatacacaaAAAGGGTTTATTTCCTAACACAGGGCTAATGAAAGTTTGCATAAAAAAGCCTGGGTTGAGTTCCATTTTGCAGTTTGATTGTGGTTGTATTGGTAAATGTGAAGGtggttctgaattttctatccAGAATGCTTACTATCTTCCATCTTCCAGCTCTTTGGGAGGTTCAGTTTATAGAGGCCCCTTGTTCAG CACTCTGGATCCTGGGTTACAGGATGCACTGAAGGGTTATTTGAGGGCTAGAGGAATTGTAGAAGACTTCACTGATTTCCTCCTGCACCACTTGCATAAAAGAGAATACGTTCAATACATGGAATGGCTACAAAAACTAGACTCTTCTGTAAGAGCTTGA
- the LOC113294901 gene encoding uncharacterized protein LOC113294901, translated as MGGVKAVILAVDKYKMATGYKIIILKNDKTRFTAKCEENDCGWRIHFGPVNGDISRFVLKDFSVIHSCGVGLRSKSHAVTTNLVKHLIADNIQGDHSLKPRQIMSLFKNTYGSNIKYHHARRGKDAVIEEQFGDDEKSYSDLTWYVKAVEKTNPDSFVNFEVDHATRRFQRIFICFGACKHSYRYLRPMIYLDATFLTGRFRGALMAATCINGNNGITHLPFLLFLLKTKKIGFGFWTILNKLSMVVRLFSLVIMEKGFCREFQKYFLIHITAIAFTTSSAISLLDQVMRIRRSLLICFTKLLTLTQQLTLKKLCGACMQLDVDMLLIISGLFQRRNGQMHFFPVCRYSAHSSTLSESFNNWILDFKKLPIFALVDAICLKVMKKNSERRIEGLENFNTRRTPIYEALLKENIDIRRTWTVSESIERLYEVASPRSHSVDLLQKSCTCHRWTYQEIILPIPNYDKLQVYEPIDRVTILIPVPPPGRRRTQRIKNAWKKQKSPTICTKCFTLVHHNRATCPMP; from the exons ATGGGTGGTGTTAAAGCTGTTATACTTGCTGTTGATAAGTACAAGATGGCTACTGGTTACAAGATTATTATTCTTAAAAATGACAAGACTCGTTTTACTGCAAAGTGCGAAGAAAATGATtgtggttggaggattcactttgggcCTGTGAATGGTGACATTTCTCGGTTCGTGCTGAAAGATTTTAGTGTTATTCACAG ttgtggtgttggtttAAGGTCGAAGAGTCATGCAGTGACAACCAATTTAGTCAAGCATTTGATCGCTGACAATATACAAGGTGATCATAGTTTAAAACCCAGACAGATCATGTCACTTTTTAAGAATACTTATGGGTCAaatattaagtatcaccatgcccgtaGAGGGAAAGATGCCGTAATTGAAGAACAGTTTGGTGATGACGAGAAGTCGTATAGCGATTTAACTTGGTATGTCAAAGCcgttgagaaaactaatcctgaTAGCTTTGTGAATTTTGAAGTTGATCATGCAACCAGAAGATTTCAGAGGATTTTCATTTGTTTTGGTGCTTGCAAGCATAGCTATAGGTATCTCAGACCGATGATTTACTTGGacgctactttccttactggtagattcAGGGGTGCTTTGATGGCTGCAACATGTATCAATGGAAACAATGGTATTACCCATTTGCCTTTTCTCTTGTTTCtgctgaaaacaaagaaaattggttttggtttctggacAATCTTAAACAAGTTGTCGATGGTCGTTcgattgttttccttagtgatcATGGAGAAAGGCTTTTGCAGGGAATTCCAAAAGTATTTCCTAATTCATATCACAGCTATTGCTTTTACCACATCAAGTGCAATCTCCTTATTGGATCAGGTGATGCGAATTCGAAGGTCGTTATTAATTTGTTTTACAAAGTTGCTTACTCTTACACAGCAGCTaactttgaagaagctttgcGGAGCATGCATGCAATTGGATGTGGACATGTTGCTAATTATATCAGGACTATTCCAAAGGAGAAATGGGCAAATGCATTTTTTTCCTGTATGCAGATATAGTgctcactcttcaactctttCCGAGTCCTTTAACAACTGGATTCTTGATTTCAAAAAGTTGCCTATTTTTGCTCTTGTCGATGCGATATG tttgaaggttatgaAGAAGAATTCTGAGAGAAGGATAGAAGGTCTAGAAAATTTCAACACTAGGCGCACTCCCATATATGAGGCTTTACTAAAGGAAAACATCGACATTCGTCGTACTTGGACTGTTAGTGAGTCCATCGAAAGATTGTATGAAGTCGCGTCTCCCCGGTCTCATTCTGTAGATCTATTGCAAAAATCGTGTACATGTCACAGGTG GACATACCAGGAGATCATCTTGCCAATCCCCAATTATGACAAGCTGCAGGTTTATGAACCTATTGATAGGGTTACTATTCTTATTCCTGTTCCTCCACCGGGTAGACGAAGAACACAGCGTATCAAGAATGCTTGGAAGAAGCAAAAGAGTCCTACGATCTGTACAAAGTGCTTCACCCTTGTTCACCACAACAGAGCTACCTGCCCCATGCCTTGA